The sequence below is a genomic window from Desulfovibrionales bacterium.
TGTTTCAGGTCACGTTCAGGGGATTGATCGCCGAAGAATTTCTCGAAGAAATCCCGGAAGGGGTCATTTTTATCAGATGGCCCCATAAAATGGCGGAATACCCGTCCTCCGCCCTTGATGGTGCGGACGGCGCTTATATTAACGACCGCCGGGCTTACCGCCTTCACTAAACTCGCAAAGGATGCCGGCAGCGCCTGGGGATTCACTGTATTGGAGGCCGCCGGCCTTCCCATGAGATCAAAACGGGAGGCCAGAACCAGACCAAAGACCATGGACGCTAATGCCACGGCAATTAAGGTTAACTGGCGTTTTTTCCTGTTATCCATAGGGATGCCTCTTGGATTCTTTATCAAACCTCAGGCCTCGCGGACATAACGCATGCGGAGGTCATACAGGATGTGCTGGATCAGGGCTTCTTCGTCTTTGGTCAGGCTGCCTTTGGTCTTTTCTTGCAGCATGGCAATGGTATCTATAGTATGCTTGGCAAAAACTAGGTCTCTCTCCCTTTTCCCGGTGCCCGGATCGGCTATTTCACCCAGGTGAACCAGGGCAGAGGTATTAAGAGAGAAGATAAAGGTGGAAAAATCAACCGGCGGCAAGACAGTGGGCCGTTTGGATTCCTTCGGTATCTCCTCTTCTGCCGGCCGTTCTTTTGAAGCGGCGGTAGTTTCCTGGCCGGACTTTTCCTGGGAGAAACTACGCCTGTCTC
It includes:
- a CDS encoding DUF1844 domain-containing protein; its protein translation is MNEDKEKGYVVRDRRSFSQEKSGQETTAASKERPAEEEIPKESKRPTVLPPVDFSTFIFSLNTSALVHLGEIADPGTGKRERDLVFAKHTIDTIAMLQEKTKGSLTKDEEALIQHILYDLRMRYVREA